A genomic segment from Ornithorhynchus anatinus isolate Pmale09 chromosome 16, mOrnAna1.pri.v4, whole genome shotgun sequence encodes:
- the TRNP1 gene encoding TMF-regulated nuclear protein 1 has protein sequence MPGCRLSSCGPAPRAGDPPAPRGPTPPGSPPPPAPQPQGPDPGAAEAAAARPGPGISPSTSTSTAGPGPRPAAGVLEGPGVGGRALELAEARRRLLEVEGRRRVVSELEGRVLHLHRVFLAAELGLAHRAEGLGRLRGGVGQADLHLAAHGQRLKKGLRRRKPARSPALLASALGLGSCVPWAAAKLRRGGRAEPGTSPDPQTPFQRGLQGSPRAPGAQQR, from the coding sequence ATGCCCGGCTGCCGGCTGAGCTCCTGCGGGCCGGCCCCCCGAGCCGgggaccccccggcccctcggggcCCCACCCCGCCggggtccccgccgcccccagccccgcagccccaGGGGCCGGACCCCggcgcggcggaggcggcggcggccaggccggggccggggatttCGCCTTCGACCTCGACTtcgacggcggggccggggcctaggccggcggcgggggtgttggaggggccgggggtcggcgggcggGCCCTGGAGCTGGCGGAGGCCCGGCGGCGGCTGCTGGAGGTGGAGGGCCGCCGGCGGGTGGTGTCGGAGCTGGAGGGCCGCGTCCTGCACCTGCACCGCGTCTTCCTGGCGGCCGAGCTGGGCCTGGCGCACCGGGCCGAGGGCCTGGGCCGCCTGAGGGGGGGCGTGGGCCAGGCCGACCTCCACCTGGCCGCCCACGGCCAGCGCCTCAAGAAGGGCCTCCGCCGCCGAAAGCCGGCCCGCTCGCCCGCCCTGCTGGCCTCGGCCCTGGGGCTGGGCAGCTGCGTGCCCTGGGCGGCCGCCAAGCTgcgccgggggggccgggccgagcccgggacctcccccgacccccagaccCCCTTCCAGCGCGGCCTGCAGGGCTCCCCCCGCGCCCCGGGGGCCCAGCAGCGCTga